TGATCTTTTTTTAGCTCGTCGTCAGGCCCCCTAGCTTAGTGGTCGGAAGTTGCATATGCATGTCATAGTTGTTAATTTACGGGAGCTGTCAATGGGTCACATATTCATGTGAAAATTAACAAATAGTACGATAAGCATTCGTGAAGTTCATTTCATTTTACAACATATAGGACCCATGCATGGCCTATTGCTGGCTGCAACGACCCCTGAAAGGCTGAAACTTTCAGTACAGGAGGAGAGTAGATGGATCACAGAAAAAATGCGGTGATTACTAATTGGTACTCGCCAATGATTGTCCCTTCCCATTTATTTTGACAACCTGGCAAGGTTTTGATGACAAGTGATGATGGTGGCCTAGTAGGACACCTTTCACTCACCTGCCTAAAtcttcataataaaaaaattctggACATATAATAAGATTTTCCTGTCAACTTCTCCTTAATTTCCTGACAAGGAATTGCTAGACAGCAGCATGTGATCCTTGGGTTACCTATGTCTGAGGGATATCTCCACCAGGAGGCCTCTTCACCACTCATACATACTTGTATTAGATATTCTCACATACCCTTGCATctatatatacacatacatcAATGATCAACCCACACCCAACTCAAGTCCTCAAGTCATCACAATTATCTGCTTGTAAACCAAACTttcccttcttctccttcatcattttTGCTATTTTTCAACTCCTAGAGAGTTAACATAAACAAATAGCAATGGCTATTCGCTTTCCTGCCATCACACATGTTAAGCAGATTCTTCGCCGATCAAACATGCTTCAAAATCAATCTGCTTCTAATTTTACTGATGTTCCAAAAGGCTACTTAGCAGTATATGTTGGAGAAGGACAAAAGAAGAGATACATAGTTCCCGTATCATTGTTGAATAAGCCTTCATTTCAAGAATTGCTAAGGAAGTCCGAGGAAGAATTTGGTTTCAATCATCCAATGGGCGGTATCACAATTCCCTGCAGAGAAGACATCTTTATTAATCTTACTTCATGTTAGATTTGAAAATCATCAACCACAATTTTGTATATTGTACATATTATTCCCAACGagatataaaaataactatagtTCCTCTTTTACTCAATAATGCCTGCTGCTATATGATCATTTTCAGAGCCGGGGTAGTTTTTTTTCTGATAATATTTTCCTTTAATTTCCACATATCAACTCAATGATCAAAAACCATGAAGGCTGAACTAACTGTTAACATATGGAGCTAATAATATATTAGGGCTATTttgtctttttatatttttcctagGGTGTATTTTACTCGAAAACTCACAGAAATAAAAATCCTAGCTGCCGTGGACGTAGGCAAATTGGTGAGTCACCTTAACGTTAAATTTGTgtgttgattttttttcatatatttttagatTGTATGATTGTTCGGTTCTTAATAACTGGTATCAGAGTTTTTTAGTTTGTATCACATCAATCTAAAAAGACGATGGAAAGTCCGAAGGTTCGAATTGAGAAGTTCGATGGAACTGATTTTGATTTCTAGCAGATGCGGATTGAAAATTATTTGTATTAGAATAACCTTCATAAAGAGAAGCCAGAAACTATGAAACAGGATGTTTGTTTGGGATCTGAAGGATCGGAAGACACTAGAGTTTATCCATTTGACATTGGCGAGAAACATTGCCTTCAATATTATTAAGAAAACAACGACTGCAGGATGGCTGGCAGGTATGGCGAACATATATGAGAAACTGCCGGCATATATATGATGCGTCACGACATTAGGTCGGTCACTCATTAGGTTCAGTCAGCAAGTTGTCATTCATCATCTGGTTGTTAggtgttataaaaaaaatctaaaatacctatgatacaaagggattaattagtaaactttttaataatttgggggaccaattaataaattttcaaaattataggagctaaataataaaatacttaacgaTTAAATTAACAGATGagctaattagtagattttttaaaatgtcaagaaggttttaatatatttttcaaaattgagaaaCTAACTAGCGAATTTCTCCGTACCataaggattaaatagtaattttttatttattattgataatggtatttttgaaattatatataatctCTTTCCTTTGATTAGGTTTAAATCATtgacttaataaaaaaattttttggaAGGATTTTcgatgaaaataaattttagggaTGAAAGTGTTGAGTCCTAAAATTAGAGAGACAAATCCGTTATTTATGCTATACCTGgtagactaaaaagtaattttttcttataataataatataaattttaatatcataaaTGTTAATTTAGGCCAAATGGCCAAAAAAtccctgaattttaaaaaaatttacaattaaacCCTGATCTTAGTCTCAAGCTTAGTCTTGAATAGTTCATgagtagtttaatttatttacatgtataatgagttttagtttaaaactaataagtttaaaattaaaataattttagttaaataagtatatttacaaattagctcgtaaatttataaagatgaacttttaaattttaatgatccaaatatatgcaagtttaagaatgtaactaaactatatagagctgaattttagaaaatttagatttcactcatgaaagtatatgctgaatttgagtttatttctcttatgataatAATTTCAGCTTACTTAAAAGAGTCTACTCACGAGTCTATTCGTGAGCCTACTCATGAACTTAGAAACGAGTCAAGCTCACAAACCTTAACGAGCTGAATACCATGGAGCTCAAGTTTGGCCCTTTTACCAATCGAGCTTAAAAATTAAGCTCGAACTtgactcgtttagaaatcgagtcaAGCTCGTTCGAGCCTTTATGGAACCGAACCTCAAGTAGCTCACGAACGatttggttcatttacacccctaGAAAAGATGAGATATGTGGCTCCTTCATGAGTGTAATTTCATTGATTATGCAGTGATATGCTTTTGAAGACGAGATCTTTGGAACCTTATcatcaaatatattttaatttgtttaggaAAAAAGGGAAGAATTTTACTCTCTTGAATAAGTGAAACATcccacaatatatatatatatatatatatatatatatatatatatatatataagttttaGTTCATCAAGTAGCTAAGCCAGCTGCTGTGAAGTTCACATGTGGGATTCCCCACCTTCTTCAGATTTCAGAGTCCTATCACATTGGATGCTTGCAGCATGTCCCTCCAGTAGAAAAAAAGATTGAAAAAGTCGTCAGTTTGCTTAAATAATTAGAATGAACCTGTCAAATTCTTCTAATCAATTTCAAGTTGATTTTTTAGTCCTTACTGATATTGGTAGGCCCTGATGTTTCAGAGAAACCAAAATTGGTGAATCAGTATTCTTCATTATTGACAATTAGGTTGAAGACAAATCCATGTGATCCTTCATGAGTATCACTAGACCTGATCCAAACCATTCACTAGCTTGCATTAGAGCATTTCCACTGTACCCTTTActatgtgtgtgtatatatatacacaaacATTTTGATTTAAAAGCAACACGAGTCCATACATTCTCAAGCATCAAAGCACCTTTTCTATCTAAGTCTTTATTGATCtctctttgtaatacccggctagacctcggtatcggaattcctacgttccggcggattttccgttggaagtcgggattcaaggatgtcggagcttgccctaagggtatcagaaaggtttttaagatggttttaagtgtttttatcatgtttgcatgttttgagttaagaaaattgagttttgaaatgaaaaggccaaggggacaaaagccaggttcggccgccgaaggtgaagttcggccgccgaaagttgcatggtttcgcatgcacgttaggccgccgaaggaagagtcggttggccaccacaaaagcccctttgcccgagacttgagtgttaaacactctgtttttgggtcaaaggtaggttcaagctctccttggtgtgatttctcatgtttttctcaaatcctgcatgttttaacttgatttgagctttgttttagagatttgagcaaaaggaagcaaagttgagcacttggagagtttgattgagtttttccccatctccaagcttggatcatcaatcctctagtttttcaagaggtaagcatggatccgcacctccctttatgtttaaagtatgttttaagagttttagagagttttatggcatgttttgggggtataaacatgagtttgagcatatgttgatcatatgagtttctatgcgttttgttgttgtttttgaggcttgagctagtttttaggcctctatatgcatgagttatgttctttgtgagttgagaagtgttggtatgcatgttatgggtgtttgataggattttggaggctgagagcatgagttgtgctcggattctgcctttctggagaatccaggttcggccgccgaagcaaggttcggccgccgaaccccttgtggaggcagtttcggctgccaaaccttgcccccgaaagctaggcttttgggtgagaaagaggctttcggccgccgaaagagggagttcggccgccgaaagtgcatgagtttcgtctctggacgagactttcggccgccgaaggtgccgccgaacatgcatagtttcgtctctggagggaggtttcggccgccgaaccagccgccgaaagtgcccagtccagccttcttttgcccatttttccatgcatgcctatgatgttttagaggggttttggggagatagtaggagttatgtttaagtaagtttggtcctcatttgagtccacctgtgtaggtacggacccgagagaccaaggaggcccacagagttagagttacagagactgcccagcagttgacagaggtgagtggaacagaactttatttgaaaagttaagaactgttttagcatgattcatgcatcattaatgccatgtttatgtaggatgctttgcattagtattcaccaagttgatgcattgcattattacttgtatatgtggattggaccgaggcgatctcaatagcccataagtctgtcattattgtatgtcctgtgtgagctcctttggggccgggcattgaccttggatgagtcctgtgagagcccttatagggtcgggcaccatgagtagttagtgaaagacctgtgtgagctcctttgggggccgggcactgacagagggagttttgggatcatgtccaatccgagatgtgaaatgtttgtgcagtgatgcatcatatgatagcatgttt
This sequence is a window from Manihot esculenta cultivar AM560-2 chromosome 4, M.esculenta_v8, whole genome shotgun sequence. Protein-coding genes within it:
- the LOC110608407 gene encoding auxin-responsive protein SAUR21, with protein sequence MAIRFPAITHVKQILRRSNMLQNQSASNFTDVPKGYLAVYVGEGQKKRYIVPVSLLNKPSFQELLRKSEEEFGFNHPMGGITIPCREDIFINLTSC